One Plasmodium gaboni strain SY75 chromosome Unknown, whole genome shotgun sequence genomic window, GAGGATCCAACAATCTAATACTGTTAATGATTGGTGGACccaaaataaaaaacatgTATGGCACGCTATGTTATGCGGATATAAATCAGAAAACAATAATGGACAACTAGATCAAAATTGGTGTACATTGCCTAAGGAAGATGAAACTGATCAGGTTCTTCGCTGGATGACTGAATGGGCTCAAAAATTTTGTAAAGAAAAAGTAAAAGAAGCTCGTTCAATAGTTAAAGAATGTAATCATATCTTTAAACAAAACAAATATTCCACAATTCAGGAAATACAGAATTCTCATTgtaaaaatttattaacaAAATATGAACAGTGGTTTAATAGAAGTAAAGAACAATGGGATGGTGTAAATGAAAAATACAACAATCATAAGAGCATAAAGAAGAATGGAAATCCAATGGAAAGTACTCTTGAAGgttatttaataaaaaattgttCTGGATGTGACTGTACTTATGATGATATAAGAAGGGTTTATgacaataaaaataaccCAAAACAATTATTCAAAGAATTAAAACGAATAGCTATCATCGACAATATTGATCCTTCAAAGGAAATAGTTAAAAAAGTAACAAATATTTTGGGAAAAgatacaaatattattaatactACTGAAAAAGCA contains:
- a CDS encoding putative EMP1-like protein, with the translated sequence IYENKLSEWSNKLVNDNTHVNEGVLLPPRRRYLCIDPFRGKNYKNNDLTNFKKDLLDAAYSQGRLLRKKYPNYNNEALQAMKYCFADYGNIIKGTDMMNSTTSTSIKTKLENLLKNAQSHAQHNRRIQQSNTVNDWWTQNKKHVWHAMLCGYKSENNNGQLDQNWCTLPKEDETDQVLRWMTEWAQKFCKEKVKEARSIVKECNHIFKQNKYSTIQEIQNSHCKNLLTKYEQWFNRSKEQWDGVNEKYNNHKSIKKNGNPMESTLEGYLIKNCSGCDCTYDDIRRVYDNKNNPKQLFKELKRIAIIDNIDPSKEIVKKVTNILGKDTNIINTTEKA